Proteins encoded together in one Dasypus novemcinctus isolate mDasNov1 chromosome 9, mDasNov1.1.hap2, whole genome shotgun sequence window:
- the LRRC42 gene encoding leucine-rich repeat-containing protein 42, whose product MSYYLKSENHLDSGPIYVRENGQLHMVNLALDGVRSSLQKPRPFRLFPKGFSVELCMNREDDTAQKEKTDHFIFTYTREGNLRYSAKSLFSLVLGFISDNVDHIDSLIGFPEQIAEKLFSAAEARKKFTEPGAGLRALQKFTEAYGSLVLCSLCLRNRYLVISEKLEEIKSFRELTCLDLSCCKLGDEHELLEHLTNEALSSVTQLHLKDNCLSDAGVRKMTAPVRVMKRGLENLTLLDLSCNPKITDAGIVYLFSFRKLNCLDISGTGLKDIKAVKHKLQTHIGLVHSKVPLKEFDHSNCKTEGWADQIVLQWERVTSEAVKPQETSASRTAARHFYGKQALTEVPMKCPLADTRLNSSEKLQFYKEKTPDCHGPLLKCEVASSQESKKSKKRAFEEPGKEQNNSSQPSKQKYVCLAMEDWDLLNSY is encoded by the exons ATGTCTTACTACCTCAAGTCAGAAAACCACTTGGACTCAGGGCCTATCTACGTGCGAGAAAATGGGCAGCTGCACATGGTCAATCTGGCTCTGGATGGTGTCAGGAGCAGCCTGCAGAAGCCAAGGCCTTTCAGACTCTTTCCCAAAGGCTTTTCTGTGGAGCTGTGCATGAACAGAGAAGACGATACTGCGCAAAAAGAGAAGACTGATCATTTCATCTTCACATACACCCGGGAGGGGAATCTTCGGTACTCCGCCAAATCCCTCTTCAGCCTTGTCCTGGGCTTCATCTCCGACAATGTTGATCACATCGATTCCCTTATTGGCTTTCCTGAGCAGATTGCTGAAAAGCTGTTCTCTGCTGCTGAAGCCAGAAAGAAATTCACAGAGCCAGGTGCAGGGCTGAGGGCTTTACAGAAATTCACTGAGGCCTATGGAAGTCTGGTGCTTTGTTCCCTGTGTTTGCGAAACAG ATATCTGGTGATTTCAGAAAAACTTGAGGAGATTAAGTCTTTCCGGGAGCTGACCTGCCTGGATCTTTCCTGTTGCAAGCTTGGAGATGAGCATGAACTTCTAGAACACCTCACCAATGAGGCCCTGTCTAG TGTAACTCAACTCCACCTGAAGGATAATTGTTTATCTGATGCCGGGGTGCGGAAAATGACAGCACCAGTTCGAGTGATGAAAAGAGGCCTTGAAAATCTAACATTATTAGACTTATCTT GTAATCCTAAGATCACAGATGCAGGAATTGTATACctcttttcttttagaaaactAAACTGCTTAGATATCTCTGGGACAGGGCTCAAG GACATCAAAGCCGTCAAACACAAGCTCCAGACCCACATAGGCCTCGTTCATTCCAAAGTGCCTTTGAAGGAATTTGATCATAGTAACTGCAAGACAGAGGGCTGGGCTGACCAG ATTGTTCTGCAGTGGGAGCGTGTGACTTCAGAAGCTGTGAAGCCACAAGAAACCTCCGCGTCTCGAACAGCAGCTCGGCATTTTT atgggaagcaggctctAACAGAAGTGCCAATGAAGTGCCCCCTGGCAGACACCCGCTTGAACTCTTCTGAGAAACTTCAATTCTATAAAGAGAAAACCCCAGACTGCCATGGGCCATTGTTGAAATGTGAGGTGGCCTCAAGCCAGGAGTCAAAGAAGAGCAAGAAAAGAGCATTTGAGGAGCCAGGGAAGGAACAGAATAACTCTTCACAGCCTTCAAAGCAGAAAtatgtatgtcttgccatggaaGACTGGGACTTGTTAAATTCTTATTGA